CCAGCTCACCAGCCATCTCAGCTATCTCTTTATCCAAGTCGAAAGCACTCACTCTAGAAGAGGACAGCCAAGCTCTGATCCTCACTTTAGCCGTCTCCTCCCCGATCCTCCTACCGGCAATTTTCATGAACTCGGATACGACAATTGTAGGTACCAGGAAATTCTCCCCACCATGCTTCCTCAGGAACCTGAGTATGGCGTCTCTGTCCTCTTTGGTGGGTGGGAATGTGTGAGCGATGATGAACCTCGTATCCAGTACGATCACCATCTTGCTCTCTCCCTATCGAGCTCCTCAACCAGCTTCCTGTAATCTTCCTCCCCTATGGGCTCGCCGGGGGGCGGTATCTCACCCTTGGTGAGAATAATGCTGCCATCCCTCAAATCCACCAGCAGGAGATCTCCCTCCCTGATTTCGAGCATATCCCTGATTTCCTTTGGTAGGGTGACCTGTCCCTTCCTAGTCACCTTCACTACGCGCATCAGTAGTACTATATATCATACCTATAAAAATGTATATCTGAAAAGTAGAAAAGATAGTGGAATCGCGCATGGGGAGGATTACGGGGTGCGCAGTGAGCGATGAGAGATGATCGATGGAAGCTTGGATGCAGCCTCCTCACTGAAGGAAGGGGGGTTTTACAGGTGCACATTTTTCTTTTCTCCTGCGAATAAGAGCCTCCAATACTAGGTAACGTTTTTAACATCAAGATTCGAGAGATGCATTTAAATAGTTTAGATGCGTTTCGCATCTACCCAACGTATTGCGCACCATTTATCCTGATAGATGTACCCCTTTATCTGTGAATTCAGAGCTCAACACCGTAACTCACAGCCTCTCTGACCACACCCAGCTCCTCCTTCTTCCTCTCAAATTCCTCAGTAGTATAGCAGAGGAGCTCTAGCGGCATCACGATTCCCCTTCTGTAGAGATGTTTAAGGAGCAGCGCTGACCTCCTAATGAAGGGGATCCCTTCGAACCTCTTGGACACGACTATAAGATCGTAATCGCTGTACTTGAGATGCTCCCCTCTCGCCCTAGAACCGAAGAGTATTATTCTAGCTTCGGGGTCCCATTCCCTTATTGCTCTGATGATCTCATTAATCTCCTGCATACCTCCATCACCCTTTCAGCCGTTCTAATATGCTTCCTGGCTATGTTCTCATTGTACATCTCCGCCGGAATGCCGTTAGCAGCATCAGGATATCTAGTCACAGAGTATTCGGGATTTAGTTCCATGAGATTTTCCATGAGATCCTCCATGCCAAGAGCCTTACCAAGCTCGACCAGAT
Above is a genomic segment from Thermoproteota archaeon containing:
- a CDS encoding AbrB/MazE/SpoVT family DNA-binding domain-containing protein, with translation MRVVKVTRKGQVTLPKEIRDMLEIREGDLLLVDLRDGSIILTKGEIPPPGEPIGEEDYRKLVEELDRERARW
- a CDS encoding nucleotidyltransferase domain-containing protein, with product MQEINEIIRAIREWDPEARIILFGSRARGEHLKYSDYDLIVVSKRFEGIPFIRRSALLLKHLYRRGIVMPLELLCYTTEEFERKKEELGVVREAVSYGVEL
- a CDS encoding PIN domain-containing protein, with the protein product MVIVLDTRFIIAHTFPPTKEDRDAILRFLRKHGGENFLVPTIVVSEFMKIAGRRIGEETAKVRIRAWLSSSRVSAFDLDKEIAEMAGELALEHHVPIADAIIASVAKKVGGIVATDDEHFRKLGVRVTWYKR
- a CDS encoding HEPN domain-containing protein — its product is MRPESEALWKQGLEDLKTAKVLLEAGRYYASVFFSHQAAEKFLKAAYIELKRELYPKTHNLVELGKALGMEDLMENLMELNPEYSVTRYPDAANGIPAEMYNENIARKHIRTAERVMEVCRRLMRSSEQ